One Glycine max cultivar Williams 82 chromosome 6, Glycine_max_v4.0, whole genome shotgun sequence DNA segment encodes these proteins:
- the LOC100800848 gene encoding uncharacterized protein isoform X2, whose translation MGWYRRGKLALDRFHSLASRVVPQNPIFQHSSRIWQSGYLDSGSKGARFSGLSLCCSISQRLGAQGVVGVNGNFHNPFLLGANRFYYVDPCNVRHFKPRGPRHWFQNSRHIFVAVMVGWVLITVFFGNLETVPYTKRTHLILLSKAMERRLGESQFEQIKADFEGKILPPIHPESVRVTMIANEIIDALLRRLMKEQGWNDFGYASEHAMPVEGDGRETLSALVGSEEKVEGSCHKENKILDGKWVRLSRKNGQERGSLIATSHLVGLDWEILVVNKPDLNAFCLPGGKIVVFTGLFDHFKSDAEIATIIGHEVGHVVARHNAEGITKNLWFAILQLILYLLFIPDIVNIISSLFLHLPFSRRMEVEADYIGLLLIASAGYDPRVAPKVYEKLGKFAGDSTFGDYFSTHPSGTQRAKLLAQAKIMEEAFSIYRDGSLIQQTK comes from the exons ATGGGATGGTACAGAAGGGGAAAGCTTGCTCTTGATCGTTTTCACAGCTTGGCTTCAAGGGTCGTGCCTCAAAATCCCATTTTTCAGCATAGTTCAAGGATTTGGCAATCTGGCTATTTGGATTCAGGTTCAAAAGGAGCTAGATTTAGTGGGTTGTCTttgtgttgttcaatttctcAGAGACTAGGAGCACAAGGTGTTGTTGGAGTTAACGGGAACTTTCACAATCCGTTTCTTTTGGGGGCTAATAGATTTTACTATGTTGATCCTTGCAATGTGCGCCATTTCAAGCCAAGGGGGCCAAGGCATTGGTTTCAGAATTCTAGACATATTTTTGTTGCTGTGATGGTTGGTTGGGTTTTAATCACTGTGTTTTTTGGGAACTTGGAAACAGTTCCTTACACCAAGCGAACCCATTTGATTCTGTTGTCAAAAGCCATGGAGAGGAGGCTTGGGGAGAGCCAGTTTGAACAAATCAAGGCTGATTTTGAGGGGAAAATATTGCCTCCTATACATCCCGAAAGTGTGAGGGTGACAATGATAGCTAATGAAATAATTGATGCATTGCTGAGAAGGTTGATGAAGGAGCAGGGGTGGAATGATTTTGGGTATGCATCAGAGCATGCTATGCCGGTTGAAGGAGATGGAAGGGAGACATTGAGTGCATTGGTTGGTAGTGAAGAGAAGGTTGAAGGGAGTTGCCACAAGGAGAATAAGATTCTTGATGGAAAATGGGTTCGACTAAGCCGGAAAAATGGTCAGGAAAGAGGGTCACTGATTGCTACATCACATTTGGTTGGATTGGATTGGGAAATTTTGGTGGTAAATAAGCCGGATCTTAATGCCTTCTGCTTACCTGGTGGGAAGATAGTTGTGTTCACTGGCTTGTTTgatcattttaaaagtgatgcAGAGATAGCAACTATTATTGGACATGAG GTTGGACATGTTGTGGCTAGACACAATGCAGAGGGGATTACAAAGAACCTGTGGTTTGCTATTCTACAATTGATACTTTATCTACTTTTCATACCTGATATTGTCAACATAATCTCATCCCTTTTCTTGCACCTACCTTTCTCCAGGCG GATGGAAGTAGAAGCTGATTACATCGGGTTGCTGTTAATTGCATCAGCTGGTTATGATCCCCGGGTGGCACCTAAAGTGTATGAGAAGTTGGGAAAATTTGCTGGTGATTCTACCTTTGGGGATTATTTCTCTACTCATCCTTCTGGAACACAGAGAGCAAAATTGCTGGCCCAAGCTAAGATAATGGAAGAAGCATTCTCTATATATAGAGAT GGTTCATTaattcaacaaacaaaatag
- the LOC100800848 gene encoding uncharacterized protein isoform X1 gives MGWYRRGKLALDRFHSLASRVVPQNPIFQHSSRIWQSGYLDSGSKGARFSGLSLCCSISQRLGAQGVVGVNGNFHNPFLLGANRFYYVDPCNVRHFKPRGPRHWFQNSRHIFVAVMVGWVLITVFFGNLETVPYTKRTHLILLSKAMERRLGESQFEQIKADFEGKILPPIHPESVRVTMIANEIIDALLRRLMKEQGWNDFGYASEHAMPVEGDGRETLSALVGSEEKVEGSCHKENKILDGKWVRLSRKNGQERGSLIATSHLVGLDWEILVVNKPDLNAFCLPGGKIVVFTGLFDHFKSDAEIATIIGHEVGHVVARHNAEGITKNLWFAILQLILYLLFIPDIVNIISSLFLHLPFSRRMEVEADYIGLLLIASAGYDPRVAPKVYEKLGKFAGDSTFGDYFSTHPSGTQRAKLLAQAKIMEEAFSIYRDVRAGRGVEAFL, from the exons ATGGGATGGTACAGAAGGGGAAAGCTTGCTCTTGATCGTTTTCACAGCTTGGCTTCAAGGGTCGTGCCTCAAAATCCCATTTTTCAGCATAGTTCAAGGATTTGGCAATCTGGCTATTTGGATTCAGGTTCAAAAGGAGCTAGATTTAGTGGGTTGTCTttgtgttgttcaatttctcAGAGACTAGGAGCACAAGGTGTTGTTGGAGTTAACGGGAACTTTCACAATCCGTTTCTTTTGGGGGCTAATAGATTTTACTATGTTGATCCTTGCAATGTGCGCCATTTCAAGCCAAGGGGGCCAAGGCATTGGTTTCAGAATTCTAGACATATTTTTGTTGCTGTGATGGTTGGTTGGGTTTTAATCACTGTGTTTTTTGGGAACTTGGAAACAGTTCCTTACACCAAGCGAACCCATTTGATTCTGTTGTCAAAAGCCATGGAGAGGAGGCTTGGGGAGAGCCAGTTTGAACAAATCAAGGCTGATTTTGAGGGGAAAATATTGCCTCCTATACATCCCGAAAGTGTGAGGGTGACAATGATAGCTAATGAAATAATTGATGCATTGCTGAGAAGGTTGATGAAGGAGCAGGGGTGGAATGATTTTGGGTATGCATCAGAGCATGCTATGCCGGTTGAAGGAGATGGAAGGGAGACATTGAGTGCATTGGTTGGTAGTGAAGAGAAGGTTGAAGGGAGTTGCCACAAGGAGAATAAGATTCTTGATGGAAAATGGGTTCGACTAAGCCGGAAAAATGGTCAGGAAAGAGGGTCACTGATTGCTACATCACATTTGGTTGGATTGGATTGGGAAATTTTGGTGGTAAATAAGCCGGATCTTAATGCCTTCTGCTTACCTGGTGGGAAGATAGTTGTGTTCACTGGCTTGTTTgatcattttaaaagtgatgcAGAGATAGCAACTATTATTGGACATGAG GTTGGACATGTTGTGGCTAGACACAATGCAGAGGGGATTACAAAGAACCTGTGGTTTGCTATTCTACAATTGATACTTTATCTACTTTTCATACCTGATATTGTCAACATAATCTCATCCCTTTTCTTGCACCTACCTTTCTCCAGGCG GATGGAAGTAGAAGCTGATTACATCGGGTTGCTGTTAATTGCATCAGCTGGTTATGATCCCCGGGTGGCACCTAAAGTGTATGAGAAGTTGGGAAAATTTGCTGGTGATTCTACCTTTGGGGATTATTTCTCTACTCATCCTTCTGGAACACAGAGAGCAAAATTGCTGGCCCAAGCTAAGATAATGGAAGAAGCATTCTCTATATATAGAGATGTAAGAGCTGGACGTGGGGTTGAAGCTTTTCTTTAG
- the LOC100801389 gene encoding protein Mpv17 isoform X2, which translates to MDAIGSGCWGLWKWNPLPQSRRRRIRSNSGSADAAGGGGYRFPVKQAVTAASLALTGDTIAQLSHRWRKAKEGGGSVSQDELWRYLSDHDWLRALRMTSYGFLLYGPGSYAWYQCLDHCLPKPTVQNLVLKVVLNQIVLGPCVIAVVFAWNNLWLQKLSELPEKYRRDALPTLLYGFRFWIPVSVLNFWVVPLQARVAFMSMGSVFWNFYLSSTMTK; encoded by the exons ATGGACGCTATTGGGAGTGGTTGTTGGGGGCTGTGGAAATGGAATCCGTTACCGCAGTCTCGACGGCGTCGTATTCGCTCCAATTCGGGTTCGGCGGATGCGGCCGGCGGAGGCGGTTACCGGTTTCCGGTGAAGCAGGCGGTGACCGCCGCCTCCCTCGCCCTCACCGGCGACACAATCGCTCAGCTCAGCCACCGTTGGAGGAAAGCAAAGGAGGGCGGTGGCAGTGTTTCTCAG GATGAATTGTGGAGATACCTTTCAGACCATGATTGGCTGCGTGCTCTGCGAATGACTTCATATGGATTCCTTTTATATGGTCCTGGTTCTTATGCCTGGTACCAGTGCCTTGACCACTGTCTCCCCAAACCAACAGTCCAGAACCTAGTGTTAAAG GTTGTACTAAACCAGATTGTGTTAGGTCCATGTGTCATTGCTGTTGTTTTTGCATGGAATAATTTATGGCTACAGAAGCTCTCTGAGCTTCCAGAAAAATACAGAAGAGATGCTCTTCCAACGCTACTTTATG GATTTAGATTCTGGATCCCTGTCAGTGTATTAAATTTCTG GGTGGTGCCTCTTCAAGCCCGAGTGGCTTTCATGTCAATGGGCTCAGTATTTTGGAACTTCTACTTGTCATCAACAATGAccaaataa
- the LOC100801389 gene encoding protein Mpv17 isoform X1 has product MDAIGSGCWGLWKWNPLPQSRRRRIRSNSGSADAAGGGGYRFPVKQAVTAASLALTGDTIAQLSHRWRKAKEGGGSVSQDELWRYLSDHDWLRALRMTSYGFLLYGPGSYAWYQCLDHCLPKPTVQNLVLKVICFIIVFNLIYRSKQEARIVVIPSMLSLFLPFWQVVLNQIVLGPCVIAVVFAWNNLWLQKLSELPEKYRRDALPTLLYGFRFWIPVSVLNFWVVPLQARVAFMSMGSVFWNFYLSSTMTK; this is encoded by the exons ATGGACGCTATTGGGAGTGGTTGTTGGGGGCTGTGGAAATGGAATCCGTTACCGCAGTCTCGACGGCGTCGTATTCGCTCCAATTCGGGTTCGGCGGATGCGGCCGGCGGAGGCGGTTACCGGTTTCCGGTGAAGCAGGCGGTGACCGCCGCCTCCCTCGCCCTCACCGGCGACACAATCGCTCAGCTCAGCCACCGTTGGAGGAAAGCAAAGGAGGGCGGTGGCAGTGTTTCTCAG GATGAATTGTGGAGATACCTTTCAGACCATGATTGGCTGCGTGCTCTGCGAATGACTTCATATGGATTCCTTTTATATGGTCCTGGTTCTTATGCCTGGTACCAGTGCCTTGACCACTGTCTCCCCAAACCAACAGTCCAGAACCTAGTGTTAAAGGTAATATGCTTtataattgtatttaatttaatttataggaGCAAGCAGGAGGCAAGGATAGTGGTGATACCTTCTATGTTAtctttgtttcttcccttctggCAGGTTGTACTAAACCAGATTGTGTTAGGTCCATGTGTCATTGCTGTTGTTTTTGCATGGAATAATTTATGGCTACAGAAGCTCTCTGAGCTTCCAGAAAAATACAGAAGAGATGCTCTTCCAACGCTACTTTATG GATTTAGATTCTGGATCCCTGTCAGTGTATTAAATTTCTG GGTGGTGCCTCTTCAAGCCCGAGTGGCTTTCATGTCAATGGGCTCAGTATTTTGGAACTTCTACTTGTCATCAACAATGAccaaataa
- the LOC100798543 gene encoding putative pentatricopeptide repeat-containing protein At1g10330 produces the protein MKQIHSLIITNGHLHQHQNVPSSSLSLPWMPTLLYNALISAYHIHNHNKALSIFTHMLANQAPPNSHTFPPLLKISPLPLGATLHSQTLKRGLLSDGFILTTLLALYARNHLLPHARMVFEEFPMFCIVACNAMINAFSMNGDMEAAVALFERMPRRDVFSWTTVVDGFALKGNFGASIRFFRNMMNHKDVVAGLVKPNEATCSSVLSSCANLDGKAALDWGKQVHGYVVMNEVKLGVFVGTSLIHLYGKMGCLSNAENVFRVMVVREVCTWNAMISSLASHGREKNALDMFDRMKLHGLKPNSITFAAVLTACARGNLVREGLDLFRSMWYDFGIEPNLKHYGCVIDLLGRAGHIEEAAEIIRNMPFQPDASVLGAFLGACRIHGAIELGEEIGKNMLRLQTQHSGQYVLLSSMNAEKERWDRAANLRREIMEAGIQKIPAYSMLHLT, from the coding sequence ATGAAGCAAATCCATTCCCTCATAATCACCAATGGCCACCTCCATCAACACCAAAATGttccatcatcatcattatcccTTCCATGGATGCCTACTCTTCTCTACAATGCCCTCATCAGTGCCTATCACATTCACAACCACAACAAGGCTCTTTCCATTTTCACTCACATGCTTGCAAACCAAGCCCCGCCCAATAGTCACACTTTCCCTCCTCTTCTCAAAATTTCCCCTCTTCCTTTGGGTGCTACCCTTCACTCACAGACCCTCAAGCGTGGCCTTTTATCTGACGGCTTCATTCTCACTACCCTCCTTGCTCTCTATGCAAGAAACCACCTCCTTCCTCATGCACGCATGGTGTTTGAGGAATTTCCCATGTTTTGCATTGTTGCGTGCAACGCAATGATCAATGCTTTCTCCATGAATGGGGACATGGAGGCTGCTGTGGCTCTCTTTGAACGCATGCCCCGAAGGGATGTCTTCTCGTGGACGACTGTTGTGGATGGTTTTGCTTTGAAGGGGAATTTCGGTGCCTCGATTCGGTTTTTCAGGAACATGATGAATCATAAGGATGTGGTGGCCGGTTTGGTGAAGCCTAATGAGGCTACTTGTTCTAGTGTGCTCTCTTCTTGTGCCAATTTAGATGGTAAAGCAGCTCTTGATTGGGGAAAACAGGTTCATGGTTATGTAGTGATGAATGAGGTCAAGTTGGGAGTTTTTGTGGGAACTTCGTTGATACATCTTTATGGGAAAATGGGGTGCTTGAGTAATGCTGAGAATGTTTTCAGAGTAATGGTTGTCAGAGAGGTATGCACTTGGAATGCAATGATTTCTTCATTGGCTTCCCATGGTAGAGAGAAGAATGCTCTGGACATGTTTGATAGGATGAAGCTTCATGGGTTGAAACCAAATAGCATTACCTTTGCTGCAGTTCTTACAGCGTGTGCTCGAGGAAATTTGGTTAGGGAAGGATTGGATTTGTTTCGATCAATGTGGTATGACTTTGGAATAGAGCCAAATTTGAAGCACTATGGATGCGTGATTGATCTTTTGGGTAGAGCAGGGCATATTGAAGAAGCAGCTGAAATCATAAGAAATATGCCTTTTCAGCCTGATGCATCTGTTTTGGGAGCATTTTTGGGAGCATGTAGGATTCATGGAGCTATTGAACTAGGAgaagaaataggaaaaaatatgCTTAGATTGCAGACACAACACTCTGGCCAATATGTGTTATTGTCAAGCATGAATGCGGAGAAGGAAAGATGGGATCGTGCTGCTAATCTGAGGAGAGAAATAATGGAGGCTGGAATTCAGAAAATTCCAGCATACAGTATGCTTCACTTGacataa